The following proteins are co-located in the Bosea sp. AS-1 genome:
- a CDS encoding ABC transporter substrate-binding protein, whose protein sequence is MIRHRLPRLLAGAAFASILAGAAAPAFAQGQVTVYCSILEEQCREGAAMFEKMTGIKVAMVRKSTGEVYAQVKAEANNPRGDVWWGGPGEPHLQAAAEGLLDEYKSPKLPELHDWAQRHAEQAKFRTNAIYLGALGIGYNSEVLKKRGIAAPKCWADLLDAKFRDEVQIADPSSSGTAYVFLATTVQRLGEDKGFDFLKSLHKNISQYTKSGIAPVKATALGETAVGIAFIHDMLTQKLQGAPIETVAPCEGTGYETGSVSVIKGGKNPETARRFVDFTLSPDAQNINAKLKINSIPSNKNSLLSPDAPKFSEIKLIDYDTPRWGAPEERSRLLKKFDAEVKALPR, encoded by the coding sequence ATGATCCGCCACCGACTGCCCCGCCTGCTCGCGGGAGCAGCCTTCGCTTCGATTCTGGCTGGAGCGGCTGCTCCTGCCTTCGCCCAGGGACAGGTCACCGTCTACTGCTCGATCCTCGAGGAGCAATGCCGCGAAGGCGCGGCGATGTTCGAGAAGATGACGGGCATCAAGGTCGCGATGGTGCGCAAGAGCACTGGCGAGGTCTATGCGCAGGTCAAGGCGGAAGCGAACAATCCGCGTGGCGACGTGTGGTGGGGCGGCCCGGGCGAGCCGCACCTGCAGGCTGCGGCGGAAGGCCTGCTCGACGAATACAAGTCGCCGAAGCTGCCGGAGTTGCATGACTGGGCGCAGCGCCATGCCGAGCAGGCGAAGTTCCGCACCAACGCGATCTATCTCGGCGCGCTCGGCATCGGCTACAACAGCGAGGTACTGAAGAAGCGTGGCATCGCGGCGCCGAAATGCTGGGCCGATCTGCTCGACGCCAAGTTCCGCGACGAAGTCCAGATCGCCGATCCGAGCTCGTCGGGCACGGCCTATGTCTTCCTGGCGACGACGGTCCAGCGCCTCGGCGAGGATAAGGGCTTCGACTTCCTCAAGAGCCTGCACAAGAACATCAGCCAGTACACCAAGTCGGGCATCGCACCGGTCAAGGCGACGGCGCTCGGCGAGACGGCCGTCGGCATCGCCTTCATCCACGACATGTTGACGCAGAAGCTGCAGGGCGCACCGATCGAGACCGTGGCACCCTGCGAGGGCACGGGTTACGAGACCGGCTCGGTCTCGGTGATCAAGGGTGGCAAGAACCCGGAAACGGCGCGCAGATTCGTCGATTTCACGCTCTCGCCCGATGCGCAGAACATCAATGCGAAACTGAAGATCAACTCGATCCCGTCCAACAAGAATTCGCTGCTCTCGCCGGATGCGCCGAAATTCTCTGAGATCAAGCTGATCGACTACGACACGCCGCGCTGGGGTGCGCCGGAGGAGCGCTCGCGCCTCCTCAAGAAGTTCGACGCGGAGGTCAAGGCGCTGCCGCGCTGA
- a CDS encoding GntR family transcriptional regulator encodes MTQPPVDRYPSILVVESLAMAHPAARHSTDQIYSVLRTDVISGVLKPRESMSEARMALRFGVSRTPVREAFKRLVDEGFLVAVPQVGTFVAPIDLAAVHDSQFVRETLECRTVVLAAQRIGEADCRRLTEQVEEQAEAVRRQDRPEIFRLDEVFHAEISRIAGHRAVWSMIEGVKAQMDRVRCLSLETPSWSEVILNEHRVIAACVIKHDAKGAEAAMRAHLRTVFATIDTIAKDHADAFDDSRLAHDAS; translated from the coding sequence TTGACGCAGCCCCCGGTTGATCGGTATCCTAGTATACTAGTCGTCGAGAGCTTGGCAATGGCCCACCCTGCAGCCCGTCATAGCACGGATCAGATCTACAGCGTGCTCCGCACCGACGTTATCAGCGGCGTGCTGAAGCCGCGCGAATCGATGTCAGAGGCACGGATGGCGCTGCGCTTCGGCGTCAGCCGCACGCCGGTCAGGGAGGCGTTCAAGCGGCTGGTCGACGAAGGCTTTCTGGTCGCGGTGCCGCAGGTCGGCACTTTCGTCGCGCCGATCGACCTCGCCGCCGTCCATGACAGCCAATTCGTCCGCGAGACGCTGGAATGCCGGACCGTGGTCCTCGCCGCCCAGCGCATCGGCGAGGCCGATTGCCGCCGGCTCACAGAGCAGGTCGAGGAACAGGCGGAAGCCGTGCGGCGCCAGGACCGGCCCGAAATCTTCCGTCTGGACGAGGTGTTTCACGCAGAAATCTCGCGCATCGCGGGCCACCGAGCCGTCTGGAGCATGATCGAGGGCGTGAAGGCCCAGATGGACCGGGTGCGTTGCCTTTCGCTCGAAACACCGTCCTGGTCCGAGGTGATCCTGAACGAGCACAGGGTCATCGCAGCCTGCGTCATCAAGCATGACGCGAAAGGCGCGGAGGCGGCGATGCGCGCGCATCTGCGCACGGTCTTCGCGACCATCGACACGATCGCGAAGGACCATGCGGACGCCTTCGACGATTCCAGGCTCGCCCACGACGCCTCCTGA
- a CDS encoding sugar ABC transporter permease, with the protein MSTDASSIPLKQRLAARGLDGLTLLVVPAVLFVLLLFIYPFLYGLFLSFEPKAGGVFANYQRFFSDSFLYGTIGTTLWLALPVTIVTLALAIPIAFRVRLMRNQRLLTTILVIPITLGTVLVAEGLLNYLGPQGWFNRTLMTLGLISSPVKLLHNYWGVMLSLVITGFPFTFLLTLSYLSGIDPALENAGATLGAGPWERFKHILFPLLLPGLAITFCLSFVQAFSVFPSAVLLGAPAGPTRVISIAAYQAAFEEYDYSMASAVAMIMAVVQLAIVVAVLAARGLLYRGPAGGGKG; encoded by the coding sequence GTGAGCACGGACGCTTCCTCCATTCCGCTGAAGCAGCGGCTGGCGGCGCGTGGGCTCGATGGTCTTACGCTGCTCGTCGTGCCGGCCGTCCTGTTCGTGCTGCTGCTGTTCATCTACCCGTTCCTCTACGGGCTCTTCCTCTCCTTCGAGCCGAAGGCGGGCGGCGTCTTCGCCAACTACCAGCGCTTCTTCTCCGACTCCTTCCTCTACGGGACGATCGGAACCACGCTCTGGCTCGCCCTGCCGGTGACGATCGTCACCCTGGCGCTGGCGATCCCGATCGCCTTCCGCGTCCGGCTGATGCGCAACCAGCGCCTGCTGACGACGATCCTGGTGATCCCGATCACGCTCGGCACCGTGCTCGTCGCCGAGGGCCTGTTGAACTATCTCGGCCCGCAGGGCTGGTTCAACCGGACCCTGATGACGCTCGGCCTCATCTCCTCGCCGGTGAAGCTGCTCCACAACTACTGGGGCGTGATGCTCTCGCTGGTCATCACCGGCTTCCCCTTCACCTTCCTGCTGACGCTGTCCTATCTCTCCGGCATCGACCCGGCGCTGGAGAATGCGGGCGCGACGCTGGGCGCGGGGCCGTGGGAGCGCTTCAAGCACATCCTCTTCCCGCTGCTGCTGCCGGGGCTGGCGATCACCTTCTGCCTCAGCTTCGTGCAGGCCTTTTCGGTCTTCCCTTCGGCGGTGCTGCTCGGCGCGCCCGCAGGGCCGACCCGCGTCATCTCGATCGCGGCCTACCAGGCGGCCTTCGAGGAATACGACTACTCGATGGCCTCGGCGGTCGCGATGATCATGGCGGTGGTGCAGCTCGCCATCGTCGTCGCGGTGCTGGCGGCGCGCGGCCTGCTCTATCGCGGCCCGGCTGGCGGCGGAAAGGGCTGA
- a CDS encoding urease accessory protein UreE yields the protein MLRATSVLRKAAVRPERVADTLGLAHRDRNRGGVTATTAGGLEIEIALDKPAVLNDGDALKLEDGRLVQVKAVPESLLEVRAENPLRLTRLAWHLGGHHVPAEMTAEALYVPNDPALAELVRGQGCAMAPVERPFQPEPEVHHHAHGDDCGCGHDHHHHHHDHDHHDHGHEHHHGHHDHAHEHHHAHGESCGCGHDHDHHGHGHHDHGHGHGAVHGHKGHSHDH from the coding sequence ATGCTTCGCGCCACTTCCGTCCTTCGCAAGGCCGCCGTTCGCCCCGAGCGCGTTGCCGACACGCTCGGTCTCGCCCATCGCGACCGCAATCGTGGTGGCGTGACCGCAACGACCGCGGGCGGGCTCGAGATCGAGATCGCGCTCGACAAGCCGGCGGTGCTGAACGACGGCGATGCTCTCAAGCTGGAGGACGGCCGTCTCGTGCAGGTCAAGGCCGTGCCGGAAAGCCTGCTGGAGGTTCGCGCCGAGAATCCGCTGCGGCTGACGCGCCTCGCCTGGCATCTCGGCGGCCATCACGTCCCGGCCGAAATGACGGCCGAGGCGCTCTATGTTCCGAACGATCCGGCGCTGGCCGAGCTGGTGCGCGGGCAGGGCTGCGCGATGGCGCCGGTCGAGCGCCCGTTCCAGCCGGAGCCGGAGGTGCATCACCACGCCCATGGCGATGATTGCGGCTGTGGCCATGACCACCACCACCACCACCATGATCATGATCACCACGATCACGGTCATGAACACCATCACGGCCATCACGATCATGCGCACGAGCACCATCATGCCCATGGCGAGAGCTGCGGCTGCGGGCATGATCACGACCATCACGGCCACGGCCACCACGATCATGGACACGGTCATGGCGCTGTGCATGGCCACAAGGGCCACTCGCACGATCATTGA
- the dusA gene encoding tRNA dihydrouridine(20/20a) synthase DusA gives MTLPLPTMRFSVAPMMDWTDRHCRTIHRLMSRHALLYTEMVTAQAVIHGNRERLIGFDAMEHPVALQLGGNDPKLLAEAARIGADFGYGEINLNCGCPSDRVQGGAFGACLMREPALVGDCVAAMKAAVAIPVTVKCRIGVDDQDPEAALDALTASVRAAGVDALIVHARKAWLQGLSPKENREIPPLDYERAYRLKAANPDLPVAINGGIKAPAEWLPHLEKLDGVMVGREAYQNPEILLQVDPLLFGAAAPVADAFAMLEALEPHIAAHLERGGRLHAFTRHLVGLFPGRPGARLFRRHLAEHCVQAGAGLADLRAAIAHVSRHELETAAA, from the coding sequence ATGACCCTGCCGCTCCCGACCATGCGCTTCTCCGTCGCGCCGATGATGGATTGGACGGATCGCCATTGCCGGACGATCCACCGCCTGATGTCGCGCCATGCGCTGCTCTACACGGAGATGGTGACGGCGCAGGCGGTCATCCACGGCAACCGCGAGCGCCTGATCGGCTTCGACGCCATGGAGCATCCCGTCGCGCTCCAGCTCGGTGGCAACGATCCCAAATTGCTGGCAGAGGCCGCACGGATCGGCGCCGATTTCGGCTATGGCGAGATCAACCTGAATTGCGGCTGTCCGTCTGACCGCGTGCAGGGTGGGGCCTTCGGTGCATGCCTGATGCGCGAGCCTGCGCTGGTGGGCGATTGCGTCGCCGCGATGAAGGCTGCGGTCGCGATCCCCGTGACGGTGAAATGCCGCATCGGCGTCGATGACCAGGACCCGGAAGCCGCGCTCGATGCGCTGACGGCGTCCGTCCGCGCCGCTGGCGTCGACGCCTTGATCGTCCATGCCCGCAAGGCCTGGCTGCAGGGCCTCTCGCCCAAGGAGAACCGCGAGATCCCGCCGCTCGACTATGAGCGCGCCTATCGCCTCAAGGCTGCCAACCCCGACCTGCCGGTCGCGATCAACGGCGGCATCAAGGCGCCGGCCGAATGGCTGCCGCATCTGGAGAAGCTCGACGGCGTCATGGTCGGCCGCGAGGCCTATCAGAATCCGGAAATCCTGCTGCAGGTCGATCCGCTGCTCTTCGGCGCGGCAGCGCCGGTCGCCGACGCCTTCGCGATGCTCGAAGCGCTTGAGCCTCATATCGCGGCGCATCTGGAGCGGGGCGGGCGCCTGCACGCCTTCACGCGCCACCTCGTCGGCCTGTTTCCCGGCCGCCCGGGAGCGCGTCTCTTCCGTCGCCACCTCGCCGAGCATTGCGTCCAGGCGGGAGCTGGCCTTGCCGACCTGCGCGCGGCCATCGCCCATGTCTCTCGGCACGAGCTGGAAACCGCCGCCGCCTGA
- a CDS encoding DUF1003 domain-containing protein: MSDRSDEKHEMSALDVPPVPQPFEVPPAAGSASRKRGVCAISGQEMARKNLVEIGTLRPALVEHIRNDFPDMPDDALISLKELARYRTRYVEEILREEHGEYSDLDREVAESIARQETIAENVEDDFEEHRTLGERLSDNLASFGGSWAFLISFAVVLFVWMAANVAMGAVNAFDPYPFILLNLVLSCIAAIQAPIIMMSQKRQEAKDRLRSANDYQVNLKAELEIRHLHEKMDHLITRQWQRLAEIQQVQLEMLQDQQARPARPKVVVKKVKKKPKAKPKLAEPAASDDGPIAGAAPSDTRKD, translated from the coding sequence GTGAGCGATAGGTCCGACGAAAAGCACGAGATGTCGGCGCTCGACGTCCCGCCGGTGCCGCAACCCTTCGAAGTGCCGCCCGCCGCGGGCAGCGCCAGCCGCAAGCGCGGTGTCTGCGCGATCAGCGGGCAGGAGATGGCGCGCAAGAATCTCGTCGAAATCGGGACGTTGCGCCCGGCGCTCGTCGAGCACATCCGCAACGATTTTCCCGACATGCCCGACGATGCGCTGATCAGCCTGAAGGAGCTGGCGCGCTACCGCACCCGTTATGTCGAGGAGATCCTGCGCGAGGAGCACGGCGAATATTCCGACCTCGACCGCGAGGTCGCCGAAAGCATCGCCCGGCAGGAGACCATCGCCGAGAACGTCGAGGACGATTTCGAGGAGCATCGCACGCTGGGCGAGCGCCTCTCCGACAATCTCGCGAGCTTCGGCGGTTCCTGGGCCTTCCTGATCAGTTTCGCGGTCGTGCTCTTCGTCTGGATGGCGGCGAATGTGGCGATGGGGGCGGTCAATGCCTTCGATCCCTATCCCTTCATCCTGCTCAATCTGGTGCTCTCCTGCATCGCCGCGATCCAGGCCCCGATCATCATGATGAGCCAGAAGCGTCAGGAGGCGAAGGACCGCTTGCGGTCGGCCAACGACTACCAGGTCAACCTCAAAGCCGAGCTCGAAATCCGGCATCTGCACGAGAAGATGGACCATCTGATCACCCGCCAATGGCAGCGCCTCGCCGAGATCCAGCAGGTCCAGCTCGAAATGCTTCAGGACCAGCAGGCTCGCCCGGCACGGCCCAAGGTCGTGGTCAAGAAAGTGAAGAAGAAGCCGAAGGCCAAGCCGAAGCTGGCCGAACCCGCTGCGAGTGATGACGGGCCGATCGCCGGGGCCGCTCCGTCCGACACGCGGAAGGATTGA
- a CDS encoding extracellular solute-binding protein: MVQDSINRRHFVGGVAGLGAVAYAPGVFAQQPKQPASPVTISVVDVGGALALVQTPLENYPKMKPKMASRMVFTKAPAPELPSKIKAQQSAGRLDIDLVIGGLDVLSAGIDQKLWVELLPQFASQLPKPEDIYLKPALAMHNLGSGQGMAMVYYPSGPLLEYMPERVKQVPTSAEELLAWTKQNKNRFFYGRPANSGPGRTWIMGLPYLLGDKDPKDPEKGWDKTWAYLKELGENIDYYPGGTGQTMKELGDGTRDIIISTTGWDINPRVLGIVPKEAKIQTLKGFHWVTDAQYMMIPKGVSDEKLAVLLDLIRHMLTPEQQAYTYDEGYFYPGPAVKDVPLSMAPASSQKAIQEFGRPEYEKLIADNPMETPLNPDKMVAAFRIWDEQVGGAKKK; encoded by the coding sequence ATGGTTCAAGACAGCATCAACCGGCGCCACTTTGTCGGCGGCGTCGCCGGCCTCGGCGCGGTAGCCTATGCGCCGGGCGTCTTCGCGCAGCAGCCCAAGCAGCCGGCCTCGCCGGTCACGATCAGCGTCGTCGATGTCGGCGGCGCCCTGGCCCTGGTGCAGACCCCGCTGGAAAACTACCCCAAGATGAAGCCCAAGATGGCTTCGCGCATGGTCTTCACCAAGGCGCCGGCTCCGGAGCTGCCCTCGAAGATCAAGGCCCAGCAGAGTGCCGGCCGCCTCGATATCGATCTCGTCATCGGCGGCCTCGACGTTCTTTCGGCCGGCATCGACCAGAAGCTCTGGGTGGAATTGCTGCCCCAGTTCGCTTCGCAACTGCCGAAGCCGGAAGATATTTATCTCAAGCCCGCGCTCGCCATGCACAATCTCGGTTCGGGGCAGGGCATGGCGATGGTCTACTACCCGTCCGGGCCGCTGCTCGAATACATGCCCGAGCGTGTCAAGCAGGTGCCGACCTCGGCCGAGGAACTGCTTGCCTGGACCAAGCAGAACAAGAACCGCTTCTTCTACGGACGTCCGGCCAATTCCGGTCCCGGTCGCACCTGGATCATGGGGCTGCCCTACCTGCTCGGCGACAAGGATCCGAAGGACCCGGAGAAGGGCTGGGATAAGACCTGGGCCTATCTCAAGGAGCTCGGCGAGAACATCGACTACTATCCCGGCGGCACCGGGCAGACGATGAAGGAGCTCGGTGACGGCACCCGCGACATCATCATCAGCACCACCGGCTGGGACATCAATCCGCGCGTGCTCGGCATCGTGCCGAAGGAAGCCAAGATCCAGACCCTCAAGGGTTTCCACTGGGTCACGGACGCCCAGTACATGATGATCCCGAAGGGCGTCTCGGACGAGAAGCTCGCCGTGCTGCTCGACCTGATCCGCCACATGCTCACGCCCGAGCAGCAGGCCTACACCTATGACGAAGGCTATTTCTATCCGGGTCCCGCGGTGAAGGACGTGCCGCTCTCGATGGCTCCGGCCTCCAGCCAGAAGGCGATCCAGGAGTTCGGCCGGCCGGAATACGAGAAGCTGATCGCCGACAACCCGATGGAAACCCCGCTGAACCCCGACAAGATGGTCGCGGCCTTCCGGATCTGGGACGAGCAGGTCGGCGGCGCCAAGAAGAAGTAA
- a CDS encoding ABC transporter permease subunit translates to MVKDTRLSTKLWAAANWTLIGFFIVNLLAMIATVVTSSFATRWLGTWLPAGWTTRWYSAAWSEFQLHDVLLVTFQIVFLVVALSGLIGVPAAYALARRDFPGKKLVMLLFLLPLLVPPITFGIPLATVLYQTGFAGQMSGVVLANLVPTVPFVILVMIPFIEQIDTKIEQAARVFGANTFKLFVHVLLPLLMPGILAALLLVLVRTLAMFELTFLTAGPTSQTLVVALYYAVFASGVRAVQSIDAMAVIYMITTLIWLIIALRFVNPTQIVARAKK, encoded by the coding sequence ATGGTCAAGGACACGCGTCTCTCGACGAAGCTCTGGGCGGCCGCCAACTGGACGCTGATCGGTTTCTTCATCGTCAACCTCCTCGCGATGATCGCGACGGTGGTGACCTCCTCCTTCGCCACGCGCTGGCTCGGCACCTGGCTGCCGGCCGGCTGGACGACACGCTGGTATTCGGCCGCCTGGTCGGAGTTCCAGCTCCATGACGTGCTGCTCGTCACCTTCCAGATCGTCTTCCTGGTGGTGGCGCTCTCGGGGCTGATCGGCGTGCCGGCGGCCTATGCGCTGGCGCGGCGGGACTTCCCCGGCAAGAAGCTCGTCATGCTGCTCTTCCTGCTGCCGCTGCTGGTGCCGCCGATCACCTTCGGCATTCCGCTGGCGACGGTGCTCTACCAGACCGGCTTCGCCGGCCAGATGTCGGGCGTGGTGCTGGCGAACCTGGTGCCGACGGTGCCCTTCGTCATCCTGGTGATGATCCCCTTCATCGAGCAGATCGACACCAAGATCGAGCAGGCCGCGCGCGTCTTCGGCGCCAACACCTTCAAGCTGTTCGTGCATGTGCTGCTGCCGCTGCTCATGCCGGGCATCCTGGCGGCGCTGCTGCTGGTGCTGGTCAGGACGCTCGCCATGTTCGAGCTGACCTTCCTCACGGCCGGCCCGACCAGCCAGACGCTTGTCGTCGCGCTCTACTACGCGGTCTTCGCCTCGGGCGTGCGCGCTGTGCAGTCGATCGACGCCATGGCGGTGATCTACATGATCACGACGCTGATCTGGCTGATCATCGCGCTGCGCTTCGTCAACCCGACGCAGATCGTCGCCCGCGCGAAGAAGTGA
- a CDS encoding PfkB family carbohydrate kinase translates to MAGVFCLGIATLDYVYSVETMPTRGEKYRSRGLAVVGGGCAGNASVAIARLGGDCWLATRLADDFTGDRIVADLNAEDVDTRFARRVAGLTSPVSAILVDAQGERMVISHSDPAMPEDVDWLPHELPGEAGAVLADTRWGEGALAALRLARAAGVPGVLDGDRKPPHPDLVATASHVAFSQQALREVSGEEDPRRGLAKIARDASTWLAVTLGKEGVLHWDGQVRHSPAFVIETVDTLGAGDVWHGAFALALAEGRDEVGAIRFASAAAALKCTRFGGRDGAPAREEVERFLSEQR, encoded by the coding sequence TTGGCCGGCGTCTTCTGCCTCGGCATCGCGACGCTCGACTATGTCTACAGCGTCGAGACCATGCCGACACGCGGCGAGAAATACCGCTCGCGCGGCCTCGCCGTCGTCGGCGGCGGCTGCGCCGGCAATGCATCGGTCGCCATCGCCCGGCTGGGCGGCGATTGCTGGCTCGCGACGCGCCTCGCCGACGACTTCACCGGCGACCGGATCGTCGCGGACCTGAATGCGGAGGACGTCGACACGCGCTTCGCCCGCCGGGTCGCGGGCCTGACCTCGCCGGTCTCGGCCATCCTGGTCGACGCGCAGGGCGAGCGCATGGTGATCTCGCATTCCGACCCGGCCATGCCGGAGGATGTCGACTGGCTGCCGCACGAGCTGCCGGGGGAGGCAGGTGCCGTTCTTGCCGATACGCGCTGGGGCGAGGGGGCCCTGGCGGCGCTCCGGCTTGCGCGCGCGGCCGGCGTGCCGGGCGTGCTGGACGGCGATCGCAAGCCGCCTCATCCCGATCTCGTCGCGACGGCGAGCCATGTCGCCTTTAGCCAGCAGGCTCTGCGCGAGGTCTCGGGCGAGGAGGATCCGCGCCGGGGCCTCGCCAAGATCGCTCGCGACGCCTCGACCTGGCTCGCGGTGACCCTCGGCAAGGAGGGGGTGCTGCACTGGGATGGCCAGGTTCGCCACAGTCCGGCGTTCGTAATCGAAACGGTCGATACGCTCGGGGCGGGGGACGTATGGCATGGCGCCTTCGCCCTCGCTCTGGCGGAGGGGCGCGACGAGGTTGGGGCGATCCGGTTCGCTTCGGCGGCGGCAGCGCTCAAATGTACCCGGTTCGGCGGCCGCGATGGTGCGCCGGCACGGGAGGAGGTGGAACGCTTCCTCTCGGAGCAGCGTTGA
- the uxuA gene encoding mannonate dehydratase: protein MEQCWRWFGPDDVVTLAQARQAGATGIVNSLHQIPYGVVWSVEEIEKRQAIIRGDKSLGLEWKVVESLPIHENVKIGEGDLESIFENYRQSMRNLAACGLEVICYNFMPVLDWTRTELAHKLPGGGTALRFNLHEYVALDHFMLKRKGADEGHSAAVMDKAKAWFDKSTQADRDRLLSSVMAGLPGAFDRYDLPGLARILDRYAGMTHDKLRENLKRFLEAIIPTAEEVGIRMCIHPDDPPRPLFGLPRICSDEEDIAYILGSVDSPANGLTLCSGSLGANPKNDVPKIARRFADKIWFAHLRNVAKDPDGSFMEAEHLGGDTDMVALVDALLAEEKRRKAAGLTAWRIPMRPDHGHELLDDIGKGSFPGYPAVGRLRGLAELRGVMTALAQVKGYDA from the coding sequence ATGGAACAATGCTGGCGCTGGTTCGGGCCGGACGATGTCGTGACTCTGGCGCAAGCCCGACAAGCCGGCGCGACCGGCATCGTCAACTCACTGCACCAGATTCCCTATGGCGTGGTCTGGAGCGTCGAGGAGATCGAGAAGCGCCAGGCGATCATCCGCGGCGACAAGAGCCTCGGCCTCGAATGGAAGGTGGTCGAGAGCCTGCCGATCCATGAGAACGTCAAGATCGGCGAAGGCGATCTCGAGAGCATCTTCGAGAACTACCGCCAGTCGATGCGCAACCTCGCCGCCTGCGGGCTCGAGGTGATCTGCTACAATTTCATGCCGGTGCTGGACTGGACCCGTACCGAGCTCGCCCACAAGCTGCCGGGCGGGGGGACCGCGCTGCGCTTCAACCTGCACGAATATGTCGCGCTCGACCATTTCATGCTGAAGCGCAAGGGCGCCGACGAGGGCCATTCCGCCGCGGTGATGGACAAGGCCAAGGCTTGGTTCGACAAGTCGACGCAGGCCGATCGCGACCGGCTGCTGTCGAGCGTGATGGCCGGCCTGCCCGGCGCCTTCGACCGCTACGACCTCCCCGGCCTCGCCCGCATCCTCGATCGCTATGCCGGCATGACGCACGACAAGCTGCGCGAGAACCTCAAGCGCTTCCTCGAAGCCATCATCCCGACGGCCGAGGAAGTCGGAATCCGGATGTGCATCCATCCGGACGACCCGCCGCGCCCGCTCTTCGGCCTGCCGCGGATCTGCTCGGACGAGGAGGACATCGCCTACATCCTCGGCTCAGTCGATTCCCCGGCGAACGGGCTGACGCTGTGCTCCGGCTCGCTCGGTGCCAACCCGAAGAACGACGTGCCGAAGATCGCGCGCCGCTTCGCCGACAAGATCTGGTTCGCGCATCTGCGCAACGTCGCCAAGGACCCGGACGGCTCCTTCATGGAAGCCGAGCATCTCGGTGGCGACACCGACATGGTCGCCCTGGTCGACGCCCTGCTGGCGGAGGAAAAGCGCCGCAAGGCCGCAGGCCTTACCGCTTGGCGGATTCCGATGCGGCCCGATCACGGCCACGAGCTGCTCGACGATATCGGCAAAGGCAGCTTCCCCGGCTATCCGGCGGTCGGGCGCCTGCGCGGTCTGGCGGAGCTGCGCGGCGTCATGACGGCGCTGGCGCAGGTCAAGGGCTACGATGCCTGA
- a CDS encoding ABC transporter ATP-binding protein, producing the protein MNAASFRELKLDRLSRDFGSHNALKDVSLTIGKGEFIALLGPSGCGKSTTLNLIAGLLPATGGGIWLDDKRIDPLRPEERGFGMVFQNYALFPHMSVNKNIGFGLKMRGVPKAEIDKRVAEAAALVRLQGQTEKLPGQLSGGQQQRVAIARAIVVEPPLVLMDEPLSNLDAKLRLEMRAEIRRIHNTLGATTIYVTHDQEEALSLADRIVVLRDGVVRQVGTPEDLFSRPDHLDVAEFMGFRNKVRGKVASAADGRATIAVGDAQIAGRARNAVNAGADAWLAIRPEDLHPVAAGQPGLKAQVVSTEFRGREFVGFARMADGTDLSFLAHDKLSPGEAVTLAADPDRVLVYGGGVA; encoded by the coding sequence ATCAACGCAGCCTCTTTCCGCGAGCTCAAGCTCGACCGCCTGAGCCGCGACTTCGGCAGCCACAACGCCCTCAAGGACGTGTCGCTGACGATCGGCAAGGGCGAATTCATCGCCCTTCTCGGCCCTTCGGGCTGCGGCAAGTCGACGACGCTGAACCTGATCGCGGGCCTGCTGCCGGCGACCGGCGGCGGCATCTGGCTCGATGACAAGCGCATCGACCCCCTGCGGCCGGAGGAACGCGGCTTCGGCATGGTGTTCCAGAACTACGCCCTGTTCCCGCATATGAGCGTGAACAAGAATATCGGCTTCGGCCTGAAGATGCGCGGCGTTCCCAAGGCCGAGATCGACAAGCGCGTGGCAGAAGCCGCCGCGCTGGTGCGTCTGCAGGGCCAGACCGAGAAGCTGCCCGGCCAGCTCTCCGGCGGCCAGCAGCAGCGCGTCGCCATTGCGCGTGCCATCGTCGTCGAGCCGCCGCTGGTGCTGATGGACGAGCCGCTCTCGAATCTCGACGCCAAGCTGCGCCTCGAGATGCGCGCCGAGATCCGCCGCATCCACAACACGCTCGGCGCCACCACGATCTACGTCACCCACGACCAGGAAGAGGCGCTCTCGCTCGCCGACCGCATCGTCGTGCTGCGGGACGGTGTCGTCCGTCAGGTCGGCACGCCTGAGGATCTGTTCTCGCGGCCGGACCATCTCGACGTCGCCGAGTTCATGGGCTTCCGCAACAAGGTGAGGGGCAAGGTCGCGAGCGCCGCTGATGGTCGCGCCACGATCGCGGTCGGCGATGCGCAGATCGCGGGCCGCGCCCGCAATGCGGTCAACGCCGGCGCCGACGCCTGGCTCGCCATCCGTCCGGAGGATCTGCATCCGGTTGCGGCTGGTCAGCCCGGCCTCAAGGCGCAGGTCGTCTCGACCGAATTCCGCGGCCGCGAATTCGTCGGCTTCGCCCGCATGGCCGATGGCACGGATCTCTCCTTCCTCGCCCATGACAAGCTCTCGCCGGGCGAGGCGGTGACGCTCGCCGCCGATCCCGACCGCGTCCTGGTTTATGGTGGAGGCGTGGCGTGA